From a single Desulfonatronum thioautotrophicum genomic region:
- a CDS encoding chemotaxis protein CheA — MNQEFSDPELFTDFIIEAKEHLETIEPNLLLLEKQPKDVGLLDAIFRPMHSLKGASGFLGLPQINNLAHKAENILDELRKGKFQVTPEIMDIVLATTDALRTMIDNLEISGTEGDVETREIIARITEVMENAGGAPTPSIGTNVKGETPPAAAEASAETVTPAPPSGSYALNAVSAEHLADFLEEAQEIVANLNRSLLELERTPEGKDELINDIFRYMHNLKGNSGLLGFLELNALSHEAESLLGQVRKGEIHLERELIDLLLAATDQIDGLVARVDAPSLSVSRLDVQPMITRLHQSRLGSVPSQPHPATTDVEHQETGDTTHCPPIAQESLPDGLDPEDLAIFHSTSRQQLENMDLALRQLAEDPTHKAAVDGLYRSLLTLQNSAGYMGFDDLNVYAERTAKLVDQAREADMGFELFLDLLGQEKEIIADMVTAILVRYAPCPVAAPAQDSGGKLEPAKPAPKEQPITTPPDTKPVGTIPPASVASEADAQPKQGAQPQPPATPAPAAQPDTSQSADKPDQASGRSDAAGTTKPKTSTTIRVDHERLDHLMNLIGELIINRNRFAMLSKSLEENPEQVEQVAQQLTESTYAMARISDDLQDTIMQVRMVAVSAVFSRFPRLVRDLSRKSGKDVELITEGEETELDKSIVEVIGDPLVHLIRNSMDHGLEGREERIAANKPPTGRVWLRAYHKGNSVAIEVEDDGRGIDPEKMRKVAVKKGLMSEEDAARLDDREAVELIFAPGFSSADTITDISGRGVGMDVVRTNIKNLKGTVNVTSELGKGSKMTLVLPLTLAIIDALMITVAGATYAIPLDAVSETTKIDTSILTDVSGRKAVTLRDEVLGIVELTDLLGLPRNTQNRDILPVVVITDNDRRLGLVVDRLQERQEVVIKPLGSYLGDIEGISGATIMGDGSVVLILDPHEVYIMATSRPGR; from the coding sequence ATGAATCAAGAGTTCTCGGATCCGGAATTATTCACTGATTTCATCATCGAAGCCAAAGAGCATCTGGAAACCATCGAGCCGAACCTCTTGCTCCTGGAGAAGCAGCCCAAGGATGTGGGCCTGCTGGATGCCATTTTTCGGCCCATGCACTCTCTGAAAGGGGCGTCGGGATTTCTCGGTCTGCCGCAAATCAACAATCTGGCTCACAAGGCTGAGAACATCCTGGATGAACTGCGCAAGGGCAAATTCCAGGTCACCCCGGAGATCATGGACATTGTCCTGGCCACCACCGATGCTCTGCGCACGATGATTGACAACCTGGAGATCAGTGGGACGGAAGGCGATGTGGAGACCCGGGAAATCATTGCCCGGATTACCGAGGTCATGGAAAACGCTGGCGGTGCCCCGACTCCCTCCATCGGAACGAACGTCAAGGGGGAAACACCCCCAGCAGCGGCCGAGGCTTCCGCGGAGACCGTGACCCCGGCTCCTCCCTCGGGAAGCTATGCCTTGAATGCGGTCAGCGCCGAGCACCTGGCGGATTTTTTGGAAGAGGCGCAGGAGATTGTCGCCAATTTGAATCGATCCTTGCTGGAACTGGAACGGACCCCTGAGGGCAAGGACGAACTGATCAACGATATTTTTCGGTACATGCACAACCTCAAAGGCAATAGTGGCCTGCTGGGTTTTTTGGAACTCAATGCCCTGTCCCACGAGGCCGAGAGCCTGTTGGGCCAGGTTCGCAAGGGGGAGATTCACCTTGAACGGGAGCTGATCGACCTGCTGTTGGCTGCTACGGACCAGATCGACGGGCTCGTGGCTCGGGTGGATGCTCCGAGCCTGAGCGTCTCAAGGCTGGATGTCCAGCCGATGATCACCAGGCTGCATCAATCCCGCCTGGGATCAGTCCCATCACAGCCCCATCCGGCCACAACAGACGTGGAGCATCAGGAAACAGGCGATACAACGCATTGCCCCCCCATCGCCCAAGAATCGCTACCAGACGGCCTTGATCCGGAAGACCTCGCCATCTTCCACTCCACATCCCGCCAGCAGTTGGAAAACATGGACCTTGCGCTGCGCCAACTCGCCGAAGACCCCACGCACAAAGCGGCTGTCGACGGACTGTACCGCTCATTGCTCACCCTTCAGAACTCCGCGGGCTACATGGGCTTTGACGACTTGAACGTCTATGCCGAACGAACGGCCAAGCTTGTGGACCAAGCCCGCGAGGCGGATATGGGGTTTGAGCTCTTCCTGGACCTGCTTGGGCAGGAAAAGGAAATCATCGCCGACATGGTTACGGCGATCCTGGTCCGTTATGCGCCCTGTCCCGTTGCGGCCCCTGCTCAGGACTCCGGTGGTAAGCTCGAGCCCGCCAAGCCGGCCCCCAAAGAGCAACCAATCACCACCCCTCCGGATACCAAGCCTGTCGGCACTATACCTCCGGCATCCGTTGCATCCGAGGCTGATGCGCAGCCAAAACAGGGGGCGCAACCGCAACCCCCAGCCACTCCGGCTCCCGCGGCACAACCGGACACCTCTCAATCCGCCGACAAGCCGGACCAAGCCTCCGGACGTTCAGATGCCGCCGGAACGACCAAACCCAAGACTTCGACGACCATCCGGGTGGATCACGAGCGGCTGGACCATCTGATGAATCTGATCGGCGAGCTGATCATTAACCGCAACCGCTTTGCCATGCTTTCCAAATCCCTGGAGGAAAATCCCGAGCAGGTGGAACAGGTCGCCCAGCAACTTACTGAATCCACATATGCCATGGCCAGGATTTCCGATGATCTCCAGGACACCATCATGCAGGTCCGGATGGTCGCCGTCAGTGCGGTGTTCTCCCGATTTCCCCGCCTGGTCCGGGATTTGAGTCGCAAAAGCGGCAAGGATGTGGAATTGATCACCGAGGGTGAGGAAACCGAACTGGACAAGAGCATTGTGGAGGTTATCGGCGACCCGCTGGTGCACCTCATCCGCAACTCCATGGATCATGGCCTGGAGGGCCGGGAAGAGCGCATCGCCGCAAACAAGCCGCCCACCGGCCGAGTCTGGCTGCGAGCCTACCACAAGGGCAATTCCGTGGCCATTGAAGTGGAGGATGACGGCCGGGGCATTGACCCGGAAAAAATGCGCAAGGTGGCCGTGAAAAAGGGGCTGATGAGCGAGGAAGACGCCGCCAGGCTGGACGACCGGGAGGCCGTGGAACTGATTTTCGCGCCGGGCTTTTCCTCGGCCGATACCATCACGGATATTTCCGGGCGTGGCGTAGGCATGGACGTTGTCCGGACCAATATCAAGAATCTCAAGGGCACGGTCAACGTGACCTCGGAACTGGGCAAGGGCTCAAAAATGACCCTGGTTTTGCCCCTGACCCTGGCCATCATCGATGCGCTGATGATCACCGTGGCTGGGGCCACCTACGCCATTCCCCTGGATGCGGTTTCCGAAACCACCAAGATCGACACGTCGATTCTGACCGACGTCAGCGGACGCAAGGCTGTCACCCTCAGGGATGAAGTGCTGGGAATCGTTGAATTGACGGACCTGCTCGGCCTTCCCCGGAATACCCAGAACCGGGACATCCTGCCGGTGGTGGTGATCACGGACAATGATCGCCGCCTTGGTCTGGTGGTGGACCGCCTCCAGGAGCGTCAGGAGGTGGTCATCAAGCCCTTGGGCAGCTATCTGGGAGATATTGAGGGCATTTCCGGGGCGACGATTATGGGCGACGGCAGCGTGGTCCTGATCCTCGACCCCCACGAAGTGTACATCATGGCCACCTCTCGCCCGGGTCGCTAA
- a CDS encoding tyrosine recombinase XerC, translated as MSWTADKNELSPHVRMFMAHLGVEKGYAEATLDAYGLDLLQFERFILGKGVNPQAPETVTREIIRSYLAELHRQGVKRSSVARKLAALRSYFRFLIRRDILRTSPCAAIGNPRQDVRHPTTLNVDQALRLVDASAEQDPRTLRDMALVELLYGSGVRISEALGLDLFDLDLEQGVVRVLGKGSKERLAPMTEAGVQRLRAYLDHRNAFSPRPEERAVFLGMRGGRLNRREATRIVDKVAEKADLAQRISPHVLRHSFASHLLESGADLRSVQELLGHARLSTTQRYTHLDLARVVQVYDQSHPLAVTGETRKREPEKGG; from the coding sequence ATGTCCTGGACCGCCGACAAGAATGAGCTTTCCCCTCACGTCCGGATGTTCATGGCCCATCTTGGGGTGGAAAAAGGCTATGCCGAAGCCACACTGGATGCGTATGGCCTGGACCTGTTGCAATTCGAACGTTTCATCCTGGGCAAGGGCGTAAACCCTCAAGCTCCAGAGACCGTCACCCGGGAAATTATTCGGAGCTATTTGGCCGAACTGCACCGCCAGGGGGTCAAGCGCAGTTCCGTGGCCCGTAAATTGGCTGCGCTGCGCTCCTACTTTCGCTTCCTGATCCGTCGCGATATCCTGCGCACCAGCCCTTGCGCCGCCATCGGCAACCCCCGCCAGGATGTCCGGCACCCAACGACCCTGAACGTGGATCAGGCCCTCCGCCTCGTGGACGCCTCGGCGGAGCAGGACCCGCGAACCCTGCGGGATATGGCTTTGGTGGAGTTGCTGTATGGTTCAGGAGTGCGGATCAGCGAGGCCCTGGGGTTGGATCTGTTCGACCTGGACCTGGAGCAGGGCGTCGTCCGCGTTCTGGGAAAGGGGAGCAAGGAACGCCTCGCCCCGATGACCGAAGCCGGGGTTCAGCGGCTGCGCGCCTACCTCGACCACCGCAACGCCTTCAGCCCTCGGCCCGAGGAGCGAGCGGTTTTTCTGGGAATGCGCGGGGGCCGTTTGAACCGGCGAGAGGCCACACGTATCGTGGACAAGGTCGCGGAAAAGGCCGACCTCGCCCAACGGATCAGTCCCCATGTGCTGCGTCACAGTTTCGCGTCACATCTGCTGGAGTCCGGCGCGGATCTGCGCAGTGTCCAGGAACTGCTGGGCCACGCCCGACTGAGTACCACCCAGCGTTACACCCACCTTGACCTGGCTCGGGTCGTCCAGGTCTACGATCAATCCCACCCCCTGGCCGTAACGGGAGAAACCAGGAAGCGCGAACCAGAAAAGGGCGGATAA